A stretch of Aerococcaceae bacterium zg-252 DNA encodes these proteins:
- the dnaK gene encoding molecular chaperone DnaK, translating into MAKIIGIDLGTTNSAVAVLEGGEAKIIPNPEGNRTTPSVVAFKNDEIQVGEVAKRQAVTNPNTISSIKRYMGESHKEKMGDKEYTPQEISAMILQYLKGFAEDYLGEKVEKAVITVPAYFNDAQRQATKDAGRIAGLEVERIVNEPTAAALAYGLDKTDAEEKVLVFDLGGGTFDVSILELGDGVFDVLSTAGDNHLGGDDFDQKIIDFLVAEFKKEHGVDLSKDKMALQRLKDAAEKAKKDLSGVTTTQISLPFITASAEGPLHMELTLTRAKFDELTHDLVERTKQPVRQALKDAGLTQKDIDEVILVGGSTRIPAVVEAVRKETGKEPNKSVNPDEVVAMGAAIQGGVISGDVKDIVLLDVTPLSLGIETMGGVFTKLIDRNTTIPTSKSQVFSTAADNQPAVDVHVLQGERQMAADNKTLGRFQLTDIPPAPRGVPQIEVTFDIDKNGIVNVSAKDLGTQKEQTITIKSSSGLTDEEIERMVKDAEANAEADKARREEADLRNEVDQLIFATDKTLKELEGKVSEDEVKQAEAARDELKAAVEANDLEAMKSKRDALNEVVQNLTVKLYEQAAAAQQAAQGADATDNASANNDGVVDADFEEVD; encoded by the coding sequence ATGGCTAAAATTATTGGTATTGACTTAGGAACTACAAACTCAGCAGTTGCCGTATTAGAAGGTGGCGAAGCAAAAATTATTCCAAACCCAGAGGGTAATCGTACAACACCGTCAGTGGTTGCATTCAAAAATGACGAAATTCAAGTAGGGGAAGTTGCGAAACGTCAAGCTGTAACAAACCCAAATACAATTAGCTCAATTAAACGTTATATGGGTGAGTCACACAAAGAAAAAATGGGTGACAAAGAGTATACACCACAAGAGATTTCTGCAATGATTTTACAATACTTAAAAGGTTTTGCTGAAGATTATTTAGGTGAAAAAGTAGAAAAAGCAGTTATTACAGTACCAGCTTACTTCAACGATGCACAACGTCAAGCAACTAAAGATGCTGGTCGTATCGCTGGTTTGGAAGTTGAACGTATCGTAAACGAACCAACTGCAGCTGCATTAGCGTATGGTTTAGATAAAACAGATGCAGAAGAAAAAGTATTAGTATTCGACTTAGGTGGGGGTACATTTGACGTTTCAATCTTAGAATTAGGTGACGGTGTATTCGATGTATTATCAACAGCGGGTGATAACCATTTAGGTGGGGATGACTTCGACCAAAAAATTATTGATTTCTTAGTAGCTGAATTCAAAAAAGAACATGGTGTTGATTTATCAAAAGATAAAATGGCATTACAACGTTTGAAAGATGCAGCTGAAAAAGCGAAAAAAGATTTATCAGGTGTAACAACAACTCAAATTAGCTTACCATTCATCACTGCATCAGCTGAAGGCCCATTACACATGGAATTAACTTTAACTCGTGCTAAATTCGATGAATTAACACATGATTTAGTTGAGCGTACGAAACAACCTGTTCGTCAAGCATTAAAAGATGCTGGTTTAACACAAAAAGATATTGATGAAGTTATCTTAGTAGGTGGTTCTACACGTATTCCTGCAGTAGTAGAAGCAGTTCGTAAAGAAACTGGTAAAGAACCAAACAAATCAGTAAACCCTGACGAAGTAGTAGCTATGGGTGCAGCAATCCAAGGTGGAGTTATCTCTGGTGATGTAAAAGACATCGTGTTATTAGACGTAACACCATTGTCATTAGGTATCGAAACAATGGGTGGCGTATTTACTAAATTAATCGACCGTAATACAACAATACCTACATCTAAATCACAAGTATTCTCTACGGCAGCTGATAACCAACCAGCAGTAGATGTGCATGTATTACAAGGTGAGCGTCAAATGGCAGCAGACAACAAAACATTAGGACGTTTCCAATTAACTGATATTCCACCAGCACCACGTGGTGTTCCTCAAATCGAAGTAACATTCGATATTGACAAAAATGGTATCGTAAACGTTAGTGCCAAAGATTTAGGTACTCAAAAAGAACAAACTATTACAATTAAATCATCTTCTGGTTTAACAGATGAAGAAATTGAACGTATGGTAAAAGATGCAGAAGCAAATGCTGAAGCGGATAAAGCACGTCGTGAAGAAGCTGATTTACGCAATGAAGTAGACCAATTAATTTTCGCTACTGACAAAACATTGAAAGAATTAGAAGGAAAAGTTTCTGAAGACGAAGTGAAACAAGCAGAAGCTGCTCGTGATGAATTAAAAGCAGCAGTAGAAGCGAATGATTTAGAAGCAATGAAATCTAAACGTGATGCTTTAAATGAAGTTGTTCAAAACTTAACCGTTAAATTATACGAACAAGCAGCTGCAGCTCAACAAGCAGCACAAGGTGCTGATGCTACTGACAATGCTTCAGCAAATAATGACGGTGTTGTTGACGCAGATTTTGAAGAGGTAGACTAA
- the grpE gene encoding nucleotide exchange factor GrpE, whose product MTEETKDTNVQKEPVEEVQTEPTATEEVTDIEAEDSTQDEVEVDPIAVLEAEKEALEERVLRLQAEIANMQRINAKERQDAAKFRSQKLASELLDVVDNLERALQTETVSEDAAALKKGVEMVMTQLKSTFEREQIVVIDPIGEAFNPNFHQAVSVMPAAEGQASETVLTVLQKGYQLHERVLRPAMVIVAE is encoded by the coding sequence TTGACTGAAGAAACAAAGGACACAAATGTTCAAAAAGAACCAGTAGAGGAAGTGCAAACAGAGCCGACTGCTACTGAAGAAGTGACAGATATTGAGGCAGAAGATAGTACTCAAGATGAAGTAGAAGTTGATCCAATCGCAGTATTAGAAGCTGAGAAAGAAGCATTAGAAGAACGTGTTTTACGACTTCAAGCTGAAATTGCGAATATGCAACGGATTAATGCTAAGGAGCGTCAAGATGCAGCAAAGTTCCGCTCACAAAAACTTGCTAGCGAATTGTTAGACGTAGTTGATAATCTTGAACGTGCTTTACAAACTGAAACAGTATCTGAAGATGCAGCAGCATTGAAAAAAGGTGTTGAAATGGTGATGACTCAGTTGAAATCAACGTTTGAACGTGAACAAATTGTTGTCATTGATCCAATTGGAGAGGCATTCAATCCGAATTTCCACCAAGCAGTTAGTGTAATGCCGGCTGCTGAAGGGCAAGCAAGCGAAACCGTCTTAACGGTATTACAAAAAGGTTATCAATTACACGAACGAGTGCTAAGACCAGCAATGGTCATCGTCGCAGAGTAA
- a CDS encoding AAA family ATPase, whose product MWFYPSGDREIFKVYEESVLNLCTVVIQNDRKDYSKFVIFYSEKSTLNLNDFEVKYSERGEVINVVNESVLNVSDSRNLWCAIFIEHSKAEIDNCNISTHKNNVINVENNSEIAIRNSTIISTTPNEKNWPAVIIDNSTFTTENCIIKQENYDAAVCVINKSVLQSSNDIFYSFKLKDTVAYLNGTTVEYGIFAYENSHIISQEGIVIKGKWDETIDLLLSEDTSLIANQLEINRVCNPNIRIEEQSIAYVHSLQFPGGNVEDIVIEKSDTSHFHTGVVNKNSSAATSVTEVEKSEEIDAMEELSNLVGLHQVKQSIEVMVNQVAANRKRIEKGLKSLQQNLNAVFVGNPGTGKTTVARLLGKVLFQYGVLSGEEFKFIEVTEADLISNHIGETAIQTKEFLEQARGGILFIDEAYTLNKKESSVNFGQEAIDTIMKYMEDYRDEIMVIFAGYTKEMDQFLKTNPGLVSRVPNRFVFEDYTAEEIIQLGELLLEKDQFILEDNSYYAKKVTKAYNQSLDRSNGRWIRNFNESLIKEQLNRIVKTNSDDVETILNLDIDVVISKNHPENIAHSEDAFEQLNTLIGIQKVKRQVQEFIYQVEANRKKEELGMKVEDFTLHSLFLGNPGTGKTTVARIIGKVLYQKGIIATNKFIEASRSDFVAGYIGQTAIKTREVLESALGGVLFIDEAYTLNSNSGNDFGKEAIDEILKFMEDHRRDIVIIFAGYTKEMTEFLQINSGLTSRIPTTFDFEDYTHEEIVQIGLLGLTEYQIDTEFYAASVKAAYDSTVDRSNGRWIRNFNEKLLRIQSARLIQQNEDSFDIITNEDIKNATEN is encoded by the coding sequence ATGTGGTTTTATCCTAGTGGGGATCGAGAGATATTCAAAGTTTATGAAGAATCTGTCTTAAATCTCTGCACAGTGGTAATACAAAATGATAGAAAAGATTATTCGAAGTTTGTAATTTTCTATAGTGAAAAATCTACTTTGAATTTAAATGATTTTGAAGTGAAATATTCAGAAAGAGGTGAAGTAATCAATGTAGTTAATGAATCTGTACTTAATGTTTCTGATTCTCGAAATCTGTGGTGTGCAATTTTTATCGAACATTCTAAAGCTGAAATAGATAATTGTAATATTTCTACCCATAAAAACAATGTAATAAATGTAGAAAATAATTCTGAGATTGCGATTCGAAATTCTACAATTATAAGTACCACTCCGAATGAAAAAAATTGGCCTGCTGTTATTATTGATAATTCTACTTTCACAACGGAAAACTGTATTATTAAACAGGAAAATTATGATGCTGCTGTATGTGTTATCAATAAGTCTGTTCTACAAAGTTCAAATGACATATTTTACTCATTTAAGCTGAAAGATACAGTTGCGTATTTAAACGGGACAACTGTTGAATATGGTATTTTTGCATATGAAAACTCTCATATCATTAGCCAAGAAGGCATTGTTATTAAAGGAAAATGGGATGAAACAATTGACTTATTATTATCGGAAGACACATCATTAATTGCGAATCAGTTGGAAATTAATCGAGTGTGTAATCCTAATATTCGCATAGAAGAACAGTCTATCGCCTATGTTCATTCCTTACAGTTCCCTGGTGGGAATGTGGAAGACATAGTGATTGAAAAATCTGACACTAGCCATTTTCATACAGGAGTTGTGAATAAAAACTCTAGTGCTGCCACATCTGTTACTGAAGTAGAAAAGTCCGAAGAAATAGATGCCATGGAAGAATTATCTAATCTAGTTGGTTTACATCAAGTAAAACAATCGATTGAAGTCATGGTCAATCAAGTAGCTGCCAATCGTAAACGTATTGAAAAAGGATTAAAATCACTTCAACAAAATTTAAATGCTGTTTTTGTCGGTAATCCGGGAACAGGAAAAACAACAGTTGCACGATTATTAGGAAAAGTTTTGTTTCAATATGGTGTTCTATCGGGAGAAGAATTTAAGTTTATAGAAGTTACGGAAGCAGATCTTATTTCTAATCACATTGGTGAAACAGCGATTCAAACTAAAGAATTTTTAGAGCAGGCTCGAGGTGGCATTCTTTTTATCGATGAAGCGTATACTCTAAATAAAAAAGAAAGTTCTGTTAACTTTGGCCAAGAGGCAATTGATACCATTATGAAATATATGGAAGATTATCGTGATGAAATTATGGTTATATTTGCGGGATACACAAAAGAAATGGATCAATTCTTAAAGACAAATCCCGGATTAGTTTCTCGCGTACCTAATCGATTTGTATTTGAAGACTACACTGCAGAAGAAATTATTCAATTAGGAGAACTCTTACTAGAGAAAGATCAATTTATCTTAGAAGACAATTCATATTATGCTAAAAAAGTAACTAAGGCTTACAATCAATCTTTAGATCGCTCTAATGGCCGCTGGATTCGAAACTTTAATGAATCATTAATAAAAGAACAGTTAAATCGTATTGTGAAGACAAATAGTGACGATGTCGAAACGATTCTTAATTTAGATATTGACGTAGTTATTTCTAAGAATCACCCCGAAAATATAGCTCATTCAGAAGATGCATTTGAACAACTAAATACCTTGATTGGTATTCAAAAAGTTAAGCGTCAAGTGCAAGAATTTATCTACCAAGTAGAAGCTAATCGGAAAAAAGAAGAATTGGGAATGAAAGTAGAAGACTTCACACTGCATTCTTTATTCTTAGGGAATCCTGGAACAGGAAAAACGACTGTTGCTCGAATAATTGGTAAGGTTCTTTATCAAAAAGGCATTATTGCAACGAATAAGTTTATTGAAGCATCACGAAGTGATTTTGTTGCTGGATATATTGGACAAACAGCTATCAAAACACGAGAAGTCTTAGAATCAGCTTTAGGTGGCGTGTTATTCATTGATGAGGCTTATACTTTAAATAGTAATAGCGGAAATGATTTTGGAAAAGAAGCAATCGACGAAATTCTGAAATTCATGGAAGATCACCGCCGAGATATCGTAATTATTTTTGCCGGTTATACAAAAGAAATGACAGAGTTTTTACAAATTAACTCTGGACTAACAAGCCGGATTCCAACTACTTTTGATTTTGAAGATTATACACATGAAGAAATTGTACAAATCGGTTTACTAGGATTGACAGAGTATCAAATTGATACAGAATTTTATGCAGCTAGCGTAAAAGCTGCATATGATTCTACAGTTGATCGTAGCAATGGTCGCTGGATTCGCAACTTTAATGAAAAGTTATTAAGAATACAATCAGCTCGTCTAATTCAACAAAATGAGGATAGTTTTGATATCATCACAAATGAAGATATTAAAAATGCAACAGAGAATTAA
- a CDS encoding oxygen-independent coproporphyrinogen III oxidase, giving the protein MESVKAAYIHIPFCKKICHYCAFNKYFYDGQPVGRYLTGLEQEFSLYLNGRQERFDTIYVGGGTPSCLNIEELTQLLTSIQRYLPYDEQTEYTFEINPGELTFEKCQLLAQFGVNRVSMGVQSFNDRLLRKIGRNHREKHIYQCIEWLREAGITNLSIDLIFRLPEQTMEDFDESLTKALSLDLPHYSLYSLIIENQTLFQQLQRQGKLPLPSEDVDADMFELAIRRLHEAGIEQYEVSNFARPGFESRHNLKYWQYVPYYGFGAGAHGFVDGVRYYNSGPVHHYLRATEANQKPLVNETSLSLEDQMEEYLFLALRTTKGFYLSDFEQRFKKDANQLFGAFFAEQAAAGLLICENDNVRLTTRGLFLADTVFRDLLGTITMG; this is encoded by the coding sequence ATGGAGAGCGTTAAGGCTGCCTATATTCATATTCCCTTTTGCAAGAAAATTTGTCATTATTGTGCATTCAATAAATATTTTTATGACGGACAACCGGTAGGACGTTATTTAACAGGGTTGGAGCAAGAGTTTTCGCTGTACTTAAACGGACGTCAAGAACGATTTGATACGATTTATGTCGGTGGTGGGACACCGAGTTGCTTGAATATAGAAGAATTGACGCAGTTATTGACGAGTATTCAACGTTATTTACCGTATGATGAGCAGACAGAATATACGTTTGAAATCAATCCAGGTGAGTTAACGTTTGAAAAGTGTCAATTGCTAGCCCAATTTGGTGTGAACCGAGTGAGTATGGGGGTTCAATCGTTCAATGACCGTCTATTGCGTAAAATTGGACGCAATCATCGTGAAAAGCATATTTATCAATGTATTGAATGGTTGCGTGAAGCTGGCATTACTAATTTGAGTATTGATTTGATTTTTCGTTTACCGGAGCAAACTATGGAAGATTTTGATGAAAGTTTGACAAAGGCACTGTCCTTAGATTTGCCACATTATTCGCTTTATTCGCTTATTATTGAAAATCAAACATTATTTCAACAATTGCAGCGGCAAGGTAAATTACCATTACCGTCAGAAGATGTGGACGCTGATATGTTTGAGTTAGCGATTCGCCGTTTGCATGAAGCAGGGATTGAACAATATGAAGTCAGCAATTTTGCTCGTCCTGGTTTTGAGTCTCGTCATAATCTCAAGTATTGGCAATATGTACCGTATTATGGTTTTGGTGCTGGGGCACATGGTTTTGTTGACGGAGTTCGCTATTATAATAGTGGCCCAGTTCATCATTATTTGCGAGCGACTGAGGCGAATCAAAAACCACTTGTCAATGAAACGAGCCTATCACTTGAAGACCAAATGGAAGAATATTTGTTTTTAGCATTGCGAACGACAAAAGGATTCTATCTATCTGATTTTGAACAACGATTCAAGAAAGATGCTAATCAATTGTTTGGTGCATTTTTTGCTGAACAAGCGGCAGCTGGTTTGTTAATTTGCGAGAATGACAATGTTCGATTAACAACACGAGGACTATTTTTAGCAGACACCGTATTTCGTGATTTATTAGGAACAATTACAATGGGATGA
- the ribF gene encoding riboflavin biosynthesis protein RibF yields MEIIRLQHPYNKNQIPNREIVLALGFFDGVHRGHQAVILRAKEEAEKRNVPLAVMTFNQHPKIVYQNLKPEEVQYLTLIDRKIELLEDLAIDYLYLVDYTLSFGTQSPQEFVDQYIVGLNAVAVVAGFDYTYGKKEIANMATLPAHAQNRFDVIEVPELTVDEQKVGSSNIKELIESNQIEQANIELGYAYQTSGVVVHGDKRGRTIGYPTANVQINPQEVLPSVGVYVVKLFVDGQWYHGMASIGYNITFEANRKKTCEVYILDFNQDIYGKNVSVQWLSYIRNEMKFSGIDGLIAQLDSDLVHTKQFFERKGEQNGER; encoded by the coding sequence GTGGAAATTATTCGATTACAGCACCCATATAATAAAAATCAAATTCCAAATCGTGAAATCGTATTAGCACTCGGCTTTTTTGACGGTGTTCATCGTGGGCATCAAGCTGTTATTTTACGAGCAAAAGAAGAAGCTGAAAAACGCAATGTGCCACTGGCAGTGATGACCTTTAATCAGCACCCTAAAATTGTGTATCAAAACTTAAAGCCAGAAGAAGTACAATATTTAACGCTAATTGACCGTAAAATTGAATTGCTTGAAGATTTAGCGATTGATTATTTATATTTGGTAGATTATACCTTGTCATTCGGTACGCAATCGCCACAAGAATTTGTTGACCAGTATATTGTAGGATTGAATGCTGTAGCAGTTGTGGCAGGATTTGATTACACTTATGGAAAAAAAGAGATTGCCAATATGGCAACTTTGCCGGCACATGCTCAAAATCGTTTTGATGTAATTGAAGTGCCAGAACTGACAGTTGATGAGCAAAAAGTCGGCTCAAGTAATATTAAAGAGTTGATTGAATCCAATCAAATTGAACAAGCAAATATTGAACTGGGATATGCGTATCAGACATCAGGTGTTGTCGTCCATGGCGATAAGCGTGGTCGCACAATCGGTTATCCGACTGCCAATGTTCAAATCAATCCACAGGAAGTGCTCCCAAGTGTTGGGGTGTATGTTGTTAAACTATTCGTTGACGGACAGTGGTATCATGGCATGGCATCGATTGGTTATAATATTACCTTTGAAGCGAATCGTAAAAAAACGTGTGAAGTCTATATTTTAGATTTTAATCAAGATATTTATGGGAAAAATGTTAGTGTACAATGGTTATCGTACATTCGTAATGAAATGAAGTTTTCTGGCATTGACGGTTTGATTGCACAATTGGATTCTGATTTAGTGCATACAAAGCAATTTTTTGAACGAAAAGGTGAACAAAATGGAGAGCGTTAA
- a CDS encoding YitT family protein — MNKKLRDIIFSILLVLLGNLIFAIAINAVVIPNHLGEGGITGFSLFCLYVFGWNNAIVSFVANVILLIIGWTYLEKRTIIYTLLSIVAMSLFLQYVNIGTFVPENTLVAPLVAGFLIGLGIGIVILGNGTTAGTDIIALIMNKYLGISVSRAFLILDILILIPLTFVIGLEKGVLTIGTLLVASQTLSFILEGFNPRKAVTIISNKHEEIATRLTKTLDRGVTIMNGYGFYTKHEKHIIYIVINQRQLLTLQKVIHEIDPKAFVTVADIHQVTGEGFTYFIDTEAENPALTTTSISEP, encoded by the coding sequence ATGAATAAAAAATTACGTGATATTATTTTTTCGATTTTACTAGTTTTATTAGGTAATTTGATTTTTGCGATTGCCATTAATGCTGTGGTTATTCCAAATCATTTAGGTGAGGGGGGCATAACAGGGTTCTCACTCTTCTGCCTTTACGTTTTTGGTTGGAATAATGCGATTGTGAGTTTCGTTGCCAATGTTATTTTATTAATTATTGGCTGGACGTATCTTGAGAAACGCACGATTATTTATACTTTATTATCAATTGTGGCGATGTCATTGTTTTTACAATACGTCAATATTGGCACGTTTGTGCCAGAAAATACGCTTGTTGCTCCATTGGTAGCAGGATTTTTAATTGGGTTGGGTATCGGTATTGTTATTTTAGGAAATGGAACGACAGCTGGAACGGATATTATTGCCTTAATTATGAATAAATATTTAGGCATTAGCGTATCACGAGCTTTCTTAATTTTAGATATTTTAATTTTGATTCCATTGACTTTTGTTATTGGTTTAGAAAAAGGTGTTTTAACGATTGGAACGCTATTAGTGGCTAGTCAGACACTTTCCTTTATTCTTGAAGGGTTTAATCCTAGAAAAGCAGTGACGATTATTTCCAATAAGCACGAAGAAATTGCGACACGCTTGACGAAGACATTAGATCGTGGTGTTACGATTATGAATGGATATGGTTTTTATACGAAACATGAAAAACACATTATTTATATTGTGATTAATCAACGTCAATTATTGACATTGCAGAAGGTTATCCATGAAATTGACCCTAAAGCATTCGTGACAGTAGCGGATATTCATCAAGTGACAGGTGAAGGATTTACTTACTTCATTGATACTGAAGCTGAAAATCCAGCATTGACTACTACGAGTATTAGTGAACCTTGA
- the hrcA gene encoding heat-inducible transcription repressor HrcA gives MNLTPRQEQILHLIVKLYGETEEPIGSRTLLQKSVLNVSPATIRNDMVALEQLGYLMKAHSSSGRIPSFEGYRFYINQLIQHFNEERESSHALIAPMMKERFYDIHDLVNYATERLSKLTGYTTVAYVTNEKFRRMRDFKLSKVSDTQVVASIITDHNRVESQLFQTPQSLDEVAIRKIEAIIQDELCDLTLAEIYPRMQLTLPLKLQQAVSMQLNFAPLIKQALETYDSSDYYAVGKNHLFDIIDTQMPIQAWKNLFDLIDGNEDWFKFLSNTKNGLDVIFDFQYAPYHYKNLSIITAKIKIGSHLVSFGLIGPATMPYPVVIQHMNQLLVELSRY, from the coding sequence ATGAATTTAACACCAAGACAAGAGCAGATTTTACATTTAATCGTAAAATTATACGGTGAAACGGAAGAACCGATTGGCTCACGAACCTTATTGCAAAAAAGTGTTTTAAATGTGAGTCCTGCAACGATTCGAAACGATATGGTGGCATTAGAACAATTGGGCTATTTAATGAAAGCACATAGTTCAAGTGGTAGAATCCCGTCATTTGAAGGGTATCGCTTCTATATTAATCAGCTCATTCAACACTTTAATGAAGAACGTGAATCGAGTCATGCGTTAATTGCACCGATGATGAAAGAACGATTTTATGATATTCATGATTTGGTTAATTATGCGACTGAGCGTTTATCAAAATTAACAGGTTATACAACGGTTGCTTATGTTACTAATGAAAAATTTCGTAGAATGCGTGATTTTAAATTATCAAAAGTGAGCGATACGCAAGTAGTAGCGTCGATAATAACGGATCACAATCGTGTAGAAAGTCAATTGTTTCAGACACCACAGTCGCTTGATGAAGTAGCCATTCGTAAGATTGAAGCAATAATTCAAGATGAGTTGTGTGATTTAACATTGGCAGAAATTTATCCACGTATGCAGTTAACATTGCCACTTAAATTGCAACAAGCAGTGTCGATGCAGTTGAATTTTGCACCACTAATTAAACAAGCATTGGAAACCTATGATTCCAGTGATTATTATGCAGTAGGTAAAAATCATTTGTTTGACATCATCGATACGCAAATGCCAATACAGGCATGGAAAAATTTATTTGATTTAATTGACGGCAATGAAGATTGGTTTAAATTTTTATCCAATACAAAAAATGGCTTAGACGTGATTTTTGATTTTCAATATGCACCGTACCATTATAAGAATTTAAGTATTATAACGGCGAAAATAAAAATCGGTAGTCATCTTGTGAGTTTTGGACTGATTGGTCCAGCAACGATGCCGTATCCAGTAGTGATTCAGCATATGAATCAATTATTAGTAGAATTATCAAGATATTAG
- the dnaJ gene encoding molecular chaperone DnaJ → MASKRDYYEVLGVSRDASDAEIKKAYRQLSKKYHPDINKEPGADDKFKEISEAYEMLSDSQKRAAYDQYGHAANDPNFGAGGFGGFGGGFGGAGGFGGFEDIFESFFGGGGGASRRPNAPQRGNDLQYRVTLTFEEAIFGKEATITYKRQEECHTCHGSGAKEGTEPVKCSRCHGTGAVQVERNTPFGRVMTQSVCDVCQGTGKEIKEKCTTCHGHGTENQEHSVKINVPAGVEDDQQMRLSGQGEAGKNGGPYGDLYVIFRVQPSDKFKRQGTEIFYELPISFAQAALGDEIKVPTVHGNVKLKVPAGTQTDTTFRLRGKGAPSLRGVGHGDQHVTVKVVTPTKLSEKERTLFKELAKESGESVKGHEGGFFDKMKDMFDGK, encoded by the coding sequence ATGGCTAGTAAACGAGATTATTATGAAGTATTAGGTGTCTCTCGTGATGCATCTGATGCTGAAATAAAAAAAGCATACCGTCAACTTTCAAAAAAATATCATCCGGACATTAATAAAGAACCAGGTGCTGATGATAAATTTAAAGAAATTAGCGAAGCATACGAGATGCTAAGTGATAGCCAAAAACGTGCAGCCTACGACCAGTATGGTCATGCAGCCAATGATCCAAACTTTGGTGCTGGTGGTTTCGGAGGTTTCGGTGGCGGCTTTGGTGGTGCTGGAGGTTTCGGTGGCTTTGAAGATATTTTTGAATCATTCTTTGGTGGCGGTGGTGGCGCAAGTCGCCGTCCAAATGCACCACAACGCGGAAATGATTTACAATATCGTGTGACATTAACCTTTGAAGAGGCAATTTTTGGTAAGGAAGCGACGATTACTTATAAACGTCAGGAAGAATGTCATACTTGTCATGGGTCAGGTGCAAAAGAAGGCACTGAGCCAGTGAAATGCTCACGCTGTCACGGAACAGGTGCAGTGCAAGTAGAGCGTAATACACCATTTGGTCGTGTCATGACACAATCTGTATGTGATGTATGTCAAGGTACAGGTAAAGAAATTAAAGAAAAATGTACAACTTGTCATGGTCATGGTACTGAAAATCAAGAGCATTCTGTTAAAATTAATGTGCCTGCTGGTGTCGAAGATGATCAACAAATGCGTTTATCTGGACAAGGTGAAGCTGGTAAAAATGGTGGTCCTTATGGTGATTTATATGTCATCTTTAGAGTGCAACCGAGCGATAAGTTTAAGCGTCAAGGAACAGAGATTTTCTATGAATTGCCGATTAGTTTTGCACAAGCAGCTTTAGGCGATGAAATTAAAGTGCCAACGGTACATGGTAATGTGAAGTTAAAAGTACCTGCTGGTACACAAACGGATACGACTTTCCGATTACGTGGCAAGGGTGCTCCAAGTTTGCGTGGTGTTGGACATGGTGACCAACACGTGACGGTAAAAGTAGTGACACCGACTAAATTATCAGAAAAAGAACGGACCTTATTTAAAGAATTAGCCAAAGAAAGTGGCGAATCTGTTAAAGGACACGAGGGTGGCTTTTTCGATAAAATGAAAGATATGTTTGACGGAAAATAA